TTTTCCTTTTTTCTCTACCTAAATGCTTCTTTAAAAAACACCTCCATGCTTTCATTACCTTTGTCTGCCATCAACTCCCTTAAATATTAACTCCTTTCCCCTTCCCTCCTTTTTCTCTCCCATCCCATCCCCATTATCGCCTGAAAACCATTTTCCAACTCACCGGCAAACCATTCTTATCCGTTTCCCCTTCTTCTTCCCTTATAACCCATCAACCCCAGCACCACAATGGGCTGAAAGGAacctttcttttttcctttctttaacCACTTCAACCCCTCAAAATAACCAAAACAACCTGTTTTTCACCTTGGctttccatttttttttcaaaaatcccACAATGATCAGTGCAACAGACCTTTACCATGTCCTCACCGCCGTTGTACCTCTCTACGTAGCCATGATTTTAGCTTACGGTTCAGTCAAATGGTGGAAAATCTTCACCCCCGATCAATGTTCCGGCATCAACCGTTTCGTCGCTTTATTTGCCGTCCCTTTACTTTCATTCCATTTCATATCAACTAACAATCCATACACCATGAACTTAAGGTTCATAGCCGCTGATACCCTTCAAAAACTCATCGTCCTAGTACTTTTAGCCATATGGTCAAGAACTAGCTCAAGGGGTTCCTTAGAATGGTCCATAACCTTATTTTCACTCTCAACACTCCCCAATACTTTAGTAATGGGCATCCCTTTGTTAAAAGGCATGTATGGGGATTATTCAGGGAGTTTAATGGTTCAAATAGTGGTTTTACAATGTATAATTTGGTACACTTTGATGTTATTCTTGTTTGAATATCGCGGTGCTAAGCTATTAATAGCTGAACAGTTCCCAGATACTGCTGGttctataatttcatttaaagtTGATTCTGATGTTTTGTCATTAGATGGTAAAGAACCTTTACAAACCGATGCTGAAGTCGGTGATGATGGGAAACTTCATGTTACTGTGAGGAAATCAACTAGCTCAAGATCGGAAATCTTTTCTCGCCGGTCACATGGTTTGAATTCCGGTATGGGGTTAAcaccaagaccttctaatttaacCAATGCTGAAATTTATTCACTTCAATCATCTAGGAATCCAACACCAAGAGGTTCTAGTTTTAACCATACTGATTTTTATTCAATGGTGAATGGGGGGAAGAACAATGTTAGTCCAAGGCAATCAAATTATGGGACAGGATTTGATGAAGAGAATGGCGTTGGGGTGTTTGGTAATAATGGTATAAGATCAAATGGTGGTTCATATCCTGCTCCGACAAGTGCTGGGATCTTTTCTCCGGTGACTGCTCCCAAGAAGGCAAACGGTGGCGGTGATGGTGGTGGAAAGGATTTGCATATGTTTGTTTGGAGTTCAAGTGCTTCCCCTGTTTCTGAAGGTGGTATACATGTTTTCAAAGGTGGAGATTATGGCAATGATCATCATCATAAAGGTATAAAAACATTGATTTTTGGTGTTCTATTACAAGTTTtgattgtgtttttttttttttttttgtctttttggaTTGTTCTTTTTGTTAGGGTAATTGTGTTTTTTGTGTTGTTGACTTGGGGTTTAGCAGATCTTGGGGACCGAACtagaatttttgaaaagttttaggagttttttttttcaaaaaatttggggtgttaattaaaattttgcaaaatcaATGAGAATTTCGAAAATATTTAGAAGAGCTCaagtaaatttttcaaaaaattaaaaagataatggAAGTTGTAAAAAATTTGGagggaccaaattaaaattttcaccAAATTCGAAGAGAAAACGGAAATTGTgtctagggtttagggtttagatttgGCTTTAATCTCATGTTTTTGTGGTTTTAGATTATGATGAATATGGTAGAGACGAATTCACTTTCGGTAATAAGGCAGCAACGAACGGCGGTGTCGATCGAGAAGGACCGGTTCTTTCCAAGCTTGGTTCAAGTTCCACGACTGAACTTAACCCGAAGATTGAAACAAAGCCGACCGCTATGCCTCCAGCTAGTGTTATGACTAGACTTATATTGATCATGGTGTGGCGAAAACTAATCCGGAATCCCAACACTTACTCGAGTTTGATCGGTCTCACTTGGTCTCTCGTTTCGTTCAAGTGCGTAAAACTATTACATCGGCTGTTCTTTTCACTAAATTTGTCTTAAACTCTGCATTcaaattcatttgttttgttGCATATGTGTAGGTGGAATATCCAAATGCCTGCCATAGTAGCCGGTTCGATATCGATTCTTTCCAATGCAGGTCTCGGAATGGCCATGTTTAGCCTTGGTAAAGTCATGATGTTGTCGGATTTTGTTTATTTTGGGTTCTGGTTTATCTCAAGTTCCATTGTTTTGTAGGCTTATTCATGGCACTTCAACCAAGGATAATTGCATGCGGGAACACGATCGCGACCTTTGCTATGGCGGTTCGGTTCCTAACTGGTCCTGCGGTTATGGCAGCTGCCTCGATCGCTGTTGGGTTAAGAGGTGTTCTTCTCCGCATTGCTATCGTGCAGGTAAATCCTACTTCCAGTGATTCTCTACCGTTAAATAAGTATATTCCGATTCTGATTCCGAGGTTAAGAATTTGTTTTTCGGGTTTTAATTTTCTCAGGCAGCTCTTCCGCAAGGGATCGTACCTTTCGTCTTTGCGAAGGAATACAATGTTCATCCTGATATATTGAGCACAGGGTAAGATCATTTTGCTCTTTTCTCAATTCTTATAAATATAGTGTTCGGATTGCATTTTGATCCGTTTACTTGAAAAATATGCAAATTGGTCCTTGTTTAAAAAATGGTCCCCCAAATTTGTATTGACAAAAAATGACAGATTTGCATTTTTACCAATAAGTCATGACACCCTTTTTCTCCTGTTTGTCAATAGAAATGTTTAAACTTTCATTATgtgaagaaaaggaaaaaaaataccaTAGAACACCCTGTTGATTCT
This is a stretch of genomic DNA from Gossypium arboreum isolate Shixiya-1 chromosome 11, ASM2569848v2, whole genome shotgun sequence. It encodes these proteins:
- the LOC108470650 gene encoding probable auxin efflux carrier component 1b, whose amino-acid sequence is MISATDLYHVLTAVVPLYVAMILAYGSVKWWKIFTPDQCSGINRFVALFAVPLLSFHFISTNNPYTMNLRFIAADTLQKLIVLVLLAIWSRTSSRGSLEWSITLFSLSTLPNTLVMGIPLLKGMYGDYSGSLMVQIVVLQCIIWYTLMLFLFEYRGAKLLIAEQFPDTAGSIISFKVDSDVLSLDGKEPLQTDAEVGDDGKLHVTVRKSTSSRSEIFSRRSHGLNSGMGLTPRPSNLTNAEIYSLQSSRNPTPRGSSFNHTDFYSMVNGGKNNVSPRQSNYGTGFDEENGVGVFGNNGIRSNGGSYPAPTSAGIFSPVTAPKKANGGGDGGGKDLHMFVWSSSASPVSEGGIHVFKGGDYGNDHHHKDYDEYGRDEFTFGNKAATNGGVDREGPVLSKLGSSSTTELNPKIETKPTAMPPASVMTRLILIMVWRKLIRNPNTYSSLIGLTWSLVSFKWNIQMPAIVAGSISILSNAGLGMAMFSLGLFMALQPRIIACGNTIATFAMAVRFLTGPAVMAAASIAVGLRGVLLRIAIVQAALPQGIVPFVFAKEYNVHPDILSTGVIFGMLIALPITLVYYILLGL